In Peromyscus maniculatus bairdii isolate BWxNUB_F1_BW_parent chromosome 9, HU_Pman_BW_mat_3.1, whole genome shotgun sequence, one genomic interval encodes:
- the Mmrn2 gene encoding multimerin-2, with product MILTLLLGLGGCLSWGLLGAGARDPGTRFSDPQRPRVPAAWEMEAADTSRDSTGRNWCPYQISRLVTFIAACKTEKVLVHSQQPCPQGAPDCQRVKVMYRVAQKPVYQVQQKVLTSQAWRCCPGFRGPDCQDYDPTANPEPTEPSGQLPETWDQLDGFELGHPGTEFNEIKVPQEHLLQNLQNDAQREEDDLPGTWEAPASNLTAERMEANQTEFEFSGRMSEHPLQPHINAFLKAHFDPIWKSFSESLHSLSQAIRNLSLDVEANHQAIKMLQEGTVTRADLQELGAKFDAKVQENNQRVGRLQQDVEDQLHAQRRALHHALSEVQAEVSTKLKQLVKAQEVPGAEGSLVVASAAVAAARPEPESLQARLGQLQRNISALYAVIDQREEELQSTIKSMDSVLNRHVDEIKELYSESDETFDQISKVERQVEELLVNHTGLRELRVILMEKSLIMEENKEEMERQLLELNFTLQHLQAGHADLIKYVKDCNCQRLYSDMDVIREGQRDAMRTLEETQVSLDEQHQLDGSSLQALQSTVDAMSSVMDKHKVEGEQARAERARMRSQLRALDHAVEALKTAANQTSREMRQLHSSFAALLEDALRHQAVLAALFGEEMMEELSEEAPRPLPLNYDQIRLALQDAASGLQEQAFGWDALATRVEALEQALEQQHPQLAERLEPSRDSGREEEATALANLEQEIQRLSSDVKQVGQCCDASWAASLNGSLEDLHSMLSDTRHSLRQHQQLFRSLFQNFQELVASNISLDLGKLHTMLSKKDKKQQLGASRKREKKQVVTSAGAHAKGMEKGVLDAELWEAGSPVAFYASSSEVVAAVQMVKFNTTSINVGSSYFPEHGYFRAPRRGVYWFAVSVPFGPGPGVGQLVFEGHRRVPVYSTEQGGSTTSTFAMVELQEGERVWFELLQGSVTKGGQPHTAFGGFLLFKT from the exons ATGATCCTGACCCTGCTGCTGGGCCTTGGGGGGTGCCTGAGCTGGGGACTTCTGGGAGCCGGGGCACGGGACCCTGGTACCAGGTTCTCAGATCCCCAAAGGCCCAGGGTGCCTGCAGCCTGGGAAATGGAGGCTGCAGATACCAGCAGGGACTCCACTGGACG GAACTGGTGCCCTTACCAGATCTCTAGGCTGGTCACCTTCATAGCTGCTTGCAAAACAGAGAAAGTGCTGGTCCATTCACAGCAGCCATGTCCACAAGGGGCTCCTGACTGCCAGAGAGTCAAAGTCAT GTACCGAGTGGCCCAGAAGCCAGTGTACCAGGTCCAACAGAAGGTGCTGACCTCTCAGGCCTGGAGGTGCTGTCCAGGCTTCCGTGGTCCGGACTGCCAGGACTATG ATCCCACAGCAAACCCCGAGCCCACGGAGCCAAGTGGCCAACTCCCGGAGACTTGGGACCAgctggatggctttgaacttg GCCACCCTGGCACAGAGTTCAATGAGATTAAGGTGCCACAAGAACACCTGCTTCAAAATCTCCAGAATGATGCCCAGCGGGAGGAAGATGACCTCccaggcacttgggaggcccCAGCCAGCAACCTCACAGCTGAGAGGATGGAAGCCAATCAAACAGAATTCG AGTTTTCTGGCAGAATGTCAGAGCACCCGCTGCAGCCCCATATCAATGCGTTCCTGAAGGCACACTTCGATCCCATCTGGAAGAGCTTCAGTGAGAGCTTGCACAGTCTCTCCCAGGCTATCAGAAACCTGTCTCTTGATGTGGAGGCCAATCACCAGGCCATCAAGATGCTCCAGGAGGGTACTGTGACCAGGGCTGACCTCCAAGAGCTTGGTGCCAAGTTTGATGCCAAGGTCCAGGAGAATAACCAGAGAGTGGGCCGGCTGCAGCAGGACGTGGAGGACCAGCTGCATGCCCAGCGCCGTGCCCTGCACCACGCCCTCTCTGAAGTCCAAGCTGAGGTGAGCACCAAGTTAAAGCAGCTTGTCAAGGCTCAGGAAGTTCCAGGGGCAGAGGGCAGCCTGGTGGTGGCATCTGCAGCGGTAGCGGCGGCAAGGCCCGAGCCCGAGAGcctgcaggccaggctgggacAGCTGCAGAGAAACATCTCTGCTCTGTACGCGGTCATCGACCAGAGGGAAGAGGAGTTGCAGAGCACCATCAAGAGCATGGACAGTGTCTTGAACCGGCACGTGGATGAAATCAAGGAGCTGTATTCTGAATCAGATGAGACCTTCGATCAGATCAGCAAGGTAGAGCGGCAGGTGGAGGAGCTGCTGGTGAACCACACCGGCCTTCGAGAGCTGCGGGTGATCTTGATGGAGAAGTCCCTGATCATGGAGGAGAACAAAGAGGAGATGGAGCGGCAGCTGTTGGAACTCAACTTCACTCTGCAGCATCTGCAGGCGGGTCACGCAGACCTCATCAAGTATGTCAAGGACTGCAACTGCCAGAGGCTCTACTCTGACATGGACGTCATCCGGGAGGGCCAAAGGGACGCCATGCGCACCCTGGAAGAGACCCAAGTGAGCCTGGATGAGCAGCACCAGCTGGACGGTTCTTCTTTGCAGGCATTGCAAAGCACTGTGGATGCCATGTCCTCAGTGATGGACAAGCACAAAGTAGAGGGTGAGCAGGCACGGGCCGAGAGGGCCCGAATGCGGAGCCAGCTGCGGGCGCTGGACCACGCGGTGGAAGCGCTGAAGACCGCGGCGAACCAGACCAGCAGAGAGATGCGCCAGCTGCATAGCTCCTTCGCAGCTCTTTTGGAGGATGCACTGCGGCATCAGGCGGTGCTGGCTGCCCTCTTCGGGGAAGAGATGATGGAGGAGTTGTCAGAGGAGGCGCCTCGCCCTCTGCCCCTGAATTATGACCAGATCCGCCTCGCTCTGCAGGACGCCGCCAGCGGGCTGCAGGAACAGGCGTTTGGCTGGGATGCCTTGGCCACTCGAGTGGAGGCCTTGGAGCAGGCCTTGGAGCAGCAGCACCCACAGCTGGCAGAGCGACTGGAACCCAGTCGCGACtctggaagggaggaggaagccaCGGCTTTGGCGAACCTGGAGCAGGAGATTCAGCGCCTAAGCTCTGATGTCAAGCAGGTTGGGCAGTGCTGTGATGCCTCCTGGGCTGCCTCCCTCAATGGCTCCCTTGAAGACCTACACAGCATGCTTTCTGACACCCGGCACAGCTTGAGACAGCACCAGCAGCTCTTCCGCAGCCTTTTCCAGAACTTCCAAGAGCTGGTGGCAAGCAACATCAGCCTAGACCTAGGTAAGCTGCACACCATGTTGAGTAAGAAAGATAAGAAGCAGCAGCTGGGAGCATCccggaagagggagaagaagcaaGTGGTGACGTCTGCAGGTGCACATGCCAAAGGGATGGAGAAGGGTGTTCTGGACGCGGAGCTCTGGGAAGCAG GCTCGCCCGTGGCCTTCTATGCCAGCTCCTCAGAAGTGGTAGCCGCTGTGCAGATGGTGAAGTTCAACACCACGTCCATCAACGTGGGCAGCAGCTACTTCCCCGAACACGGCTACTTCCGAGCGCCCAGACGTGGCGTCTACTGGTTTGCAGTGAGCGTTCCATTCGGCCCAGGCCCAGGCGTGGGGCAGCTGGTGTTCGAAGGCCATCGCCGGGTTCCGGTCTACAGTACAGAACAGGGTGGGAGCACAACCAGTACGTTTGCTATGGTGGAGCTGCAGGAGGGCGAGAGAGTGTGGTTTGAGTTACTCCAAGGGTCAGTGACAAAGGGGGGCCAACCACACACTGCATTTGGGGGCTTCCTGTTGTTTAAGACCTGA
- the Sncg gene encoding gamma-synuclein, giving the protein MDVFKKGFSIAKEGVVGAVEKTKQGVTEAAEKTKEGVMYVGNKTKENVVQSVTSVAEKTKEQANAVSEAVVTSVNTVATKTVEEAENIVVTTGVVRKEDLEKSAPAQDQEAKEQEDEEAKSEGD; this is encoded by the exons ATGGATGTCTTCAAGAAAGGGTTCTCCATTGCCAAGGAGGGTGTGGTGGGTGCCGTGGAGAAGACCAAGCAGGGAGTGACAGAGGCTGCTGAGAAGACCAAGGAGGGGGTCATGTATGTGG GCAACAAAACCAAGGAGAATGTGGTGCAAAGTGTAACTTCAG TGGCTGAGAAGACCAAGGAGCAGGCCAATGCCGTCAGTGAAGCTGTGGTCACCAGTGTCAACACGGTGGCCACCAAGACCGTGGAGGAGGCAGAAAACATCGTGGTCACCACCGGGGTGGTGCGCAAG GAGGACTTGGAAAAATCTGCGCCTGCACAGGACCAGGAGGCCAAAGAGCAAGAGGATGAAGAG gCCAAGAGTGAAGGAGACTAG